From one Coffea eugenioides isolate CCC68of chromosome 11, Ceug_1.0, whole genome shotgun sequence genomic stretch:
- the LOC113751800 gene encoding probable mitochondrial saccharopine dehydrogenase-like oxidoreductase At5g39410 — MQDDQVNRKPRYDVVIFGASGFTGKYVIREALKFLHTPSSPSPLKTLALAGRSHSKIAQSLKWAAHPNPPPPDLPILTADTSDPPSLRRLASQAKLILNCVGPFRLYGEPVVAACVDSGCDYLDICGEPEFMERMEAGYHEKAAEKGSLVISACGFDSVPAELGLLFNSRQWVPPAVPNRVEAYLSLESSKRVVGNIGTYESAVLGVANADQLQELRRSRPKKPRPLIPGPPPPKGSLVEHQKKFDLWAVKLPSADSIVVRRTLVSLTQNPRGIAGVHEDAEQIERRETFWSSVKPAHFGVKMGTKSLLGIFRVIAVGVFIGLFGKNSFGRRLLLKFPSFFSLGWFKKKGPTEDEVSSASFKMWFVGHGYSDSSLATSGNAKPDLEIITRVIGPEIGYLTTPIILVQCGLILLHQRESLPKGGVFTPGIIFGPTDLQERLQKHGICFDVISKNSLPA; from the exons ATGCAGGACGATCAAGTAAACCGGAAACCCAGATACGACGTCGTTATATTCGGAGCCTCGGGTTTCACAGGCAAATATGTCATCAGAGAAGCCCTCAAGTTCCTCCACACTCCATCCTCCCCTTCCCCTCTCAAAACCCTTGCCTTAGCGGGTCGATCCCACTCCAAGATCGCCCAATCCCTCAAATGGGCTGCCCACCCAAACCCACCACCTCCCGACCTCCCCATCCTCACCGCCGACACCTCCGACCCCCCTTCCCTCCGCCGCCTCGCTTCCCAAGCCAAGCTCATCCTCAACTGCGTCGGCCCCTTTCGGCTCTACGGCGAGCCCGTGGTGGCTGCCTGCGTCGACTCCGGATGTGATTACTTGGATATTTGCGGTGAGCCGGAGTTTATGGAGAGGATGGAGGCTGGGTACCACGAGAAGGCGGCCGAGAAGGGTTCTTTGGTCATTTCCGCTTGCGGGTTCGACTCGGTTCCGGCTGAGTTGGGACTGCTGTTCAATTCCAGGCAGTGGGTCCCTCCTGCCGTGCCTAACCGGGTTGAGGCTTACTTGAGCCTGGAATCTAGTAAAAGAGTTGTCGGAAATATTGGGACATACGAATCGGCGGTTCTCGGGGTGGCTAATGCGGATCAATTGCAGGAACTGAGGCGGTCCAGACCCAAGAAACCGCGCCCTTTG ATTCCTGGCCCTCCACCTCCTAAAGGATCCCTGGTTGAACACCAGAAGAAGTTTGACCTCTGGGCTGTGAAGCTACCATCAGCCGATTCCATTGTTGTCCGCAGAACCTTGGTAAGTCTGACACAAAATCCTCGCGGCATTGCTGGCGTTCATGAAGATGCTGAACAAATCGAAAGAAGGGAGACCTTCTGGTCAAGCGTAAAGCCCGCTCACTTTGGTGTTAAGATGGGGACAAAGTCTCTGTTGGGCATTTTTCGTGTCATTGCAGTTGGAGTCTTCATTGGGCTCTTCGGTAAGAATTCATTCGGGAGGCGGCTGCTCTTGAAATTTCCCTCTTTTTTCAGCCTTGGGTGGTTTAAGAAGAAGGGTCCAACTGAAGATGAAGTCAGCAGCGCTTCGTTCAAAATGTGGTTCGTCGGGCATGGATACAGTGATAGCAGTCTTGCAACCAGCGGAAACGCAAAACCTGATCTGGAAATAATAACGAGAGTAATTGGACCTGAGATTGGATATTTGACAACTCCAATTATTCTGGTTCAATGTGGTCTGATCCTACTGCATCAGCGTGAAAGTTTGCCGAAAGGCGGAGTTTTCACCCCTGGGATTATATTTGGCCCAACTGATCTTCAAGAAAGACTCCAGAAACATGGAATATGCTTCGACGTTATTTCAAAGAATAGCCTTCCTGCCTAG
- the LOC113752786 gene encoding pentatricopeptide repeat-containing protein At2g03380, mitochondrial, producing MKGLPSIVPALIQNPTKFTCVKAQLRILSETSSPLSEKFASFLDNCLDIDSLKKLHACILTHGLENNVGLGSKLINSCARFNLLTESKWVFRKIICNNLSLWNSIILGYFRAAHFGEVLGLYVGLRRRKIGINGSVITFGLKSCVELGSLDFGKSLHVDAFKSGLNGDRFVGSSLIGLYHKYDDVDEAAKVFDEITARDVVVYTSMITAYAQVGDNRSCEAFRVAGYMQKEELEPNRITLVSLLQAVSVYGAIKEGKSIHGYAIRKGIGWLDEVFETSLMDMYMKCGFPDKAALSFGNISWKTIGSWNAMITGHLQLGQPLKALQLFLQMVQQNYVPDIITLANGVLSCGYIGHLSGGKSIHGYLLRNGFQLDLVATTALIDMYSKCYQLIQAKEVFDKMHRKDDVSFNVMIAGYLENGFSSQAVEEFHEMVRMDLRPNVSTILNVLSAISDLKDTRQGKCIHGHAFRHGFGENTDIANQLINMYSKCCTMNYARKVFDRIGKKDTVSWTSMITAHVNGGRADEAVILFRLMQKEKLNPDSVTLISLLQALAQLGCLSLAREVHTRVYRILLNEDKPMINCLITAYSNFGKLIIARNLFEHVAKRQLATWNSMISAYGMHGDCVQALKLFDMMKKDKITPDGLTFTSVLSACSHSGMVNEGLCVFKSMKEEYRLTPSGEHYSCMVDLLSRAGRLEEAYELLKFLPSDQATSALGALLAACRVHGNINMGEIIGRRLLKLEPQNPSAYNLVSNLLAEQEKWEEVAKLRSIAERRGLKGFAGNSMIEFGCTGLLSGS from the coding sequence ATGAAAGGGCTTCCTTCCATAGTTCCCGCGTTAATTCAAAACCCCACCAAGTTTACCTGCGTCAAAGCTCAACTGCGGATCCTCTCTGAAACTTCTTCACCGCTTTCTGAGAAGTTTGCTTCTTTTTTGGACAACTGTCTGGACATTGATTCTTTAAAAAAGTTGCATGCTTGCATATTAACACATGGTCTTGAAAACAACGTTGGTTTGGGCTCTAAGCTTATCAATTCGTGCGCAAGATTCAATCTTTTAACTGAATCTAAATGGGTTTTCCGTAAAATCATTTGTAACAATCTCTCTCTCTGGAATTCAATTATTCTTGGGTACTTCAGAGCTGCTCATTTTGGTGAAGTTCTGGGGCTTTATGTAGGACTAAGGCGTAGAAAAATTGGTATCAATGGTTCAGTAATTACTTTTGGTTTGAAAAGTTGCGTTGAGTTGGGTAGTCTAGACTTTGGAAAAAGTCTCCATGTGGATGCTTTCAAGTCTGGCTTAAATGGTGATCGGTTTGTGGGTTCATCACTGATTGGGTTGTATCACAAATATGATGACGTTGACGAAGCAGCtaaagtgtttgatgaaattacTGCGAGAGATGTCGTTGTTTACACTTCAATGATTACTGCATATGCTCAGGTTGGTGATAATCGTTCTTGCGAGGCTTTCAGAGTGGCAGGTTATATGCAAAAGGAAGAACTTGAACCAAATCGCATAACTCTGGTCAGCTTATTGCAGGCTGTATCAGTGTATGGAGCTATTAAAGAGGGCAAATCAATTCATGGATATGCTATTAGGAAAGGGATTGGATGGTTGGATGAAGTCTTTGAAACTAGTCTGATGGATATGTACATGAAGTGCGGGTTCCCTGACAAAGCAGCCTTGAGTTTTGGTAACATAAGCTGGAAAACAATCGGTTCCTGGAATGCTATGATTACTGGTCATCTGCAACTTGGGCAGCCCTTGAAAGCATTGCAACTTTTTcttcaaatggttcaacaaaaCTATGTGCCTGATATTATTACTTTGGCCAATGGGGTTTTGAGTTGTGGATATATAGGGCATTTGTCTGGAGGCAAGAGTATCCATGGCTACTTACTGAGAAATGGATTTCAGCTTGATCTTGTTGCTACCACAGCTCTAATCGATATGTACTCGAAATGTTACCAACTAATTCAAGCCAAGGAAGTCTTTGATAAGATGCATCGTAAAGATGATGTTTCCTTCAATGTGATGATAGCTGGTTATCTTGAAAATGGATTTTCATCTCAGGCCGTGGAGGAATTTCATGAAATGGTAAGGATGGATTTGAGGCCAAACGTAAGTACAATCCTGAACGTGCTTTCTGCAATCTCAGATCTGAAAGATACAAGGCAAGGCAAGTGCATCCATGGACATGCGTTCAGACATGGGTTTGGAGAGAATACGGATATAGCAAATCAACTTATTAACATGTACTCAAAGTGCTGCACCATGAACTACGCAAGGAAAGTCTTTGACAGGATAGGAAAGAAGGATACAGTGTCATGGACATCAATGATAACAGCTCATGTTAATGGTGGCCGTGCTGATGAAGCTGTGATCCTGTTCCGGCTGATGCAGAAAGAAAAACTTAATCCTGATTCTGTCACTTTAATCAGTCTACTTCAGGCATTGGCTCAGCTTGGATGTCTGAGTTTGGCCAGGGAAGTTCATACTCGCGTATATCGAATACTTTTGAATGAAGACAAACCTATGATTAATTGTCTAATTACTGCTTATAGCAACTTTGGAAAATTAATCATTGCGAGAAATTTGTTTGAGCATGTAGCTAAACGTCAATTGGCAACATGGAATTCTATGATATCAGCATACGGAATGCACGGTGACTGTGTTCAAGCACTGAAATTGTTTGACATGATGAAAAAGGATAAGATTACTCCTGATGGATTAACGTTCACGTCAGTACTTTCTGCGTGCAGTCATTCAGGAATGGTAAACGAGGGCTTGTGCGTCTTCAAGTCTATGAAAGAAGAATATAGATTAACTCCTTCTGGTGAGCATTACAGTTGTATGGTGGACTTATTAAGCAGAGCAGGGCGCCTTGAAGAAGCATATGAACTTCTAAAATTTCTGCCATCAGACCAAGCTACTTCTGCACTTGGTGCTCTGCTTGCTGCTTGCAGAGTTCATGGAAATATCAATATGGGGGAAATAATAGGAAGGAGGCTGTTGAAACTGGAGCCTCAGAACCCTAGTGCATATAATTTAGTGTCAAATTTGTTAGCTGAACAAGAGAAATGGGAGGAAGTAGCTAAACTGAGAAGCATTGCAGAAAGAAGAGGCTTGAAAGGATTTGCAGGGAATAGCATGATAGAGTTTGGATGTACGGGTCTTCTGAGTGGTTCATGA